A genomic segment from Glycine soja cultivar W05 chromosome 20, ASM419377v2, whole genome shotgun sequence encodes:
- the LOC114401875 gene encoding uncharacterized protein LOC114401875 codes for MVPSKKDKDRHLARFLDIFWKLEITMPFGEALQQMPLYSKFLKDMLTRKNRYIHQENIVIEGNCSVVIQRILPPKHKDPGSVTIPCSIGEVTMGKALIDLGASINLMPLSICRRLGELEIMPTRITLQLANRSITRPHGVIEDILMRVKHMVFLADFVVMDVEEDHEVPVILGRPFMSTTSCIIDIGRKTLEMGFEDQKINFDLFEENMPVPKHNVCLQVMEVEEEVLKVRTNI; via the coding sequence atGGTACCTTCTAAGAAGGATAAGGACCGCCATTTGGCGAGATTCCTTGATATTTTctggaaactggaaataactatGCCTTTTGGGGAAGCTTTACAacaaatgccactctactcGAAATTTCTGAAAGATATGTTGACAAGGAAAAATAGATACATCCATCAGGAGAATATTGTTATAGAAGGCAACTGCAGTGTTGTAATACAGAGAATTCTTCCACCAAAACATAAAGACCCTGGAAGTGttactattccttgttcaatcgGTGAAGTCACTATGGGAAAGGCTCTCATTGATTTAGGAGCCAGTATCAACCTAATGCCGCTCTCCATTTGCAGaaggttgggagagttggaaatcaTGCCCACGAGAATAACTTTACAACTTGCTAACCGATCCATCACAAGGCCTCATGGGGTAATTGAGGATATTTTGATGAGAGTGAAACATATGGTCTTTCTAGCTGATTTTGTGGTCATGGATGTGGAGGAAGACCATGAGGTTCCAGTCATTTTGGGACGTCCCTTTATGTCAACGACAAGTTGCATAATCGATATAGGAAGAAAGACACTGGAGATGGGTTTTGAAGATCAAAAGATCAATTTTGATCTTTTTGAAGAAAACATGCCGGTGCCAAAGCATAATGTTTGCTTGCAGGTGATGGAGGTTGAAGAAGAAGTCCTGAAGGTGAGGACCAACATTTGa